The following nucleotide sequence is from Hydrogenophaga sp. PBL-H3.
TTGTCCTTCATCGCCGCCCCCGGGGTTGATCTATGGAGGCGACAACTATTCTGACGCGGGGGGAGTTCCTCCATCACATGCGTGAACACGCACAGCTCCAAGTATTTTCGGTGGACCAAACCGGAAGATGCATCGTTGCCCTCGATCAGCGCACGCCACTTCTTGTCGGTCAGCCAATCCAGTTCGACGACGCCGAAGCCGGCATCGGCGCGCACATGCTCCTTGTGGCTGGTGCGGAACTGGGTGATCCAGGCAATGGCGCGCAACAGACTTTCATCGGGTGACGAGGACTTCAACAGCATTGCGTCCAGGCACTGGAAAAGCAAGGCGCGTTTGCTGCGGTATGGCTGCAGCATGAACGGGTAATAGTTGTTCCCGGCGAACGCCATGTGCTCGTCGCAGCGCTCAATCCAGGTGGTTGGGTCATCGCCCAGGACGCCTCGCATCTTCTCGATCCGTTCGGGGTCGCTTCCATCGTCATCGAACGCGGTCAACACCTCGCGGAATTGGGCGATCAAGGCCTCGCCCTGCTCGACGTGCTCCAGCTGATATTCCTTCAGCCGCTCGCGCGCGACGTTGTGCATATTGCGGACCGAGCGGATGAAGATCTCTGCGATGTCGTCCACCGCCTTCTGCAACTGGGCGTGAATCAACAGGACGGCCAGCGCATAGCGTTTGATGGGCTTGAGGGCCATCATCTCGCGCACGTTCAAGGCCCGGGCTTCGAGCACGAATTGAGTGCGCTTGGACACGGGAACATCTTCAGGCTGGGGCAGGCCGTCGGCCAGCTTTCGCACCACCTCGATGTGCGTCAGAAAGCTCGCCACCTCACGCACATTGGGCTGCTTGGGTTCACGCTTGAGCTGCTCCCATTGGCTGCGGCCGGCGCGGGTGGTGAACAGATGGTCGATCTGCCCACGCTGCTTGTCATTGAGAGCGGACGCGATCCGGCGCTGAATCTCATCGTTGACTTTGGTTCTGACCCGGGCCGCGGCGCGGGACAAGGTGACGAAGCCGGGTAGCTCATAGCGGTGATGGAGCAACTCCTCCAGCAGCACGTTGATGATGTCCGGTAGTTCCTGCTTGGTCTGGGCCGCCTTGACGGCTTGCTCCTCCAGCCAAGCCTGCCCTTCAACACCCAGAACACGCAGCCCCACGTATTCGCGCAGCAGGCGCTGATGGATCGACTTGCTGCCGGACTTGTCGTAGGTCTTCAGCGCATCGGGAGAGAAGGCTGGAATGCGCATCCGCTTGCAGATGTGCCGGACGATGACCTCCGGCACATCAACCATCATGGCGAAGTAGCCCAGACGCTGCAGCACCTTGAGCTGGATGGTGAGCAGTGCCTGAGTGGTCACGCGCCGATAGGCCTCGGCGATGAAGCGCCGCTCGTGCAAAGTTGGCGTGAACAGCGCGAGAAGGTCCTTCTCGACAACGTCGTCACGCAGCTGTGGATAGGCGGTTTCGTTGATGCTGCTCATCGGGCCAGATCCTTGATGGGGTCGGCTTCAAGCCGAATTCCAGTTGGATCGTGGCGCCAAGACTGCCCCCCTCAATCCGTTGATTGCGCCAGATGGTAGTCAAAAACGTCGTTATTGGCGACGGTCTCAGAGACGCTTTGATTGGCAAGCGTCCTTGGCCCCGGGGAGTGCAGGCGTTCGCCAAGACCTGAATCCTTGCCATGATCTGTATGAAATGGAAGCGCTCAACGGTGTGGGCCTGACGCACCACTCGGCAGCCACGACCGCTGCCCTTTTTGCAGCCGCTGCGGGCCGACCGCATCCTGCTGGCGGAAGTGCGTTGTCTGTTCAGGGGTGATCTCAATTTCGGTGCAGAAAGCCAGGTTAGCCGGCGAGGGTTAACCCGGCTTTCTGCACCGAAATTGAGATCACCCCAAACTTACGAGAGGTCCCAGAGATAGAGGTGTTTTCGACTTCGGTCGATCGCGTCCTCCGAGCAAGACTGCTGGAAGCCGCGCCAACGCTTACTGTCAGTTTTCAACGCACTCACGGGGTGCCGAGCGTTTCGTGCATGCTTGGCAGCGCACGGCGAATCCGCATCGCGATGAAGGGCGCGCCGACCTGATCGCCAAACGCGCCGTTCGTTGGCGGCCCGATGATCCGAAGCCCATCGTGCACACGACCGTCGGCGCCAATGGCGCGGCACCCGGCATCCACCGCCAGGCCGACGCCGGTTGCGTCGACACTGACCAGTCCCTGGCGCAGCAACGCGGCGAGCACCGGGTTGTCTCTGGCGCCGGCAGCGGCGTCCAGGCCGGTGCAGTTGATCACGGCGTCGAAGGACGCGACCCGCTCGCTCGGTCCACCCCGGTCTTGCAGCACCACGCGGATGCAGCCGTCGGGTTCCTGGGCGACCGAGCGGATGCGCGTGGTCTGGAACACGACGCGTCCACGGGCCTCGGCTGCGCGCACCAAGGCCTCGTTCTGCGGCGGCGAGCGGAACCGGTACGCCTCCCACCAGGGGCGAAGGCGCTTTACAAATCGGATCTTTTCGCGCAGCGGCAGCGTCGGCCAGACCTGCCAGAAAACGTCGCGCAGTTCGTCGTAGGGTGTGTACCAGAGATCGCCGGTCGCTTCGATCTCGCGGATGCGCTCACGAAGGGCGCGCAACAAGCGGCGCAGCGTGGGCGGGTTGCCGGCCGCCAGAATGAACGGCGCGACCGGTCCTTCGACGCGGGCCAGCAATTCGCTCACGGAGATCTTGCGCTGCGTGGGGGAGGGGGGTCGCTGGGGTGACGGTCGAAGCCCTCGCCGGGACACCGCGGTGATCACACCCTCGTGGCCCGAACGGAGCAGGGTGGACAGGATGTCGAGCGCGGTGAGCCCGGTGCCCAGCACGAGCACCCGCGCGGACTTGGGGATGGCGCGCACGCGTTCAAGGTCGCTCGGCAGCGTGACCACCGCGGCACTGGCGCTCACGCGCGCGTCGAACTCGGCGGGCAAACGCGGCAAGGCATTGCCCGTGGCGACGATGAGCATGTCCGAGCTCAGCACCCGACCGCCCTGCGTTCGCACCTCCATCGTTCCACCGGCTGCCGATGCGTCAGTCACGACGTCCTGCAGGTGATGGATCGTGGAGCCGGTCGGCCACGCTGCATGGGCACGGACGGTGTCGGCGACGAAGGCGCCGAAGTCCTTGCGGCGCATGAACAGGCTGCCACCCGGCGCGACAGCGCCGGGGTCTTGGTGCAGGAGGCCGCGCTCGGTGCACCAGCGGCTGAAGCTTTCAGGGTCCTCCGGATCGACGAAGTGCTGGAACGTCGTGCCGTTCAAGCGGTGATCGGGATCGTCGGCCGAATGCGCCAGGCCGCCACCCACCTCGGGCCGTGGCTCGACGATGGTGATCGCCAGCGGCACGGGGCTGGTGCGGACGAGCTGCACCGCGGCACTGGCGCCGCTGAATCCACCGCCGATGATGGTGACGCACCGCGGCGGCAAGGTGTTGCTCGCGTTGTTCACAGATCGAGCACCAGCATGGCCGACTTCGCGCGCGACACGCAGACCATCATTGATCGACCTTCATCGCGCTCTTCATCCGACAGCACGTAGTCGAGATGCTCGATCTCGCCGTCGCACACCGTGCACTCGCAACTCCTGCACACCCCGGCCCGGCAGGCGAAAGGCACCGTCAGGCCGCTCTCTTCGAGAACCTCCAGAATGCTCTTATCCCGCGGCACCGACAGCGACAGGCCGCTCTTGCGCAGCTGCAGTTCGAACCCGCCGGCAGGCGCTGCGGCACGGGCCGATTCGACCGGCGCGCTGAAGTATTCGAAGTGCACCCGTGAGGACGCAAGGTGCGCCGAATGGATTTGCACCGCGCCGATCAGCGGTTGCGGGCCGCAGCAGTACACGTGCTCGTCCTCCCCCACTGCGGCGAGCACCTCGCGCACGTCGAGCACGCCGCCGTGCAGATCGTCAAAGTGGAAGCGCACGCGCTCGCCGTAAGCTTGCAGCGTTTCATAGAACGCGGCGCGTTGGCCGTTTCGCGCGGCATAGACCAGCCGCCAGTGCCGGCCCTGGGCTTTGCACCAGTGGATCATCGCCATGATCGGCGTGATACCGATGCCACCGGCGACGAAGAGATAGCGACCCGCGGTCTGGTCGAGCGCGAAGTTGTTGCGCGGCGCGCCCACCGACAGCGTCATGGCGCACCGCACGGCCTGGTGCAGGTAAGACGATCCGCCCCGGCTGTTGGGCGCGCGCCCGACGCCGACCACGTAGCGATCACGCTCTCGCCAGTCGTTGGTCAGCGAGTAGTGGCGCACGAGCCCGTTGGGCAGGCTCACCTCCAGGTGGGCGCCCGGTTCGAACGGCGGCAACGGCGAGCGGTCTGTAGCGCGCAGTTCGATCAGGACCACGTCACGCGCTTCGGCCTGGACGTCCGTGACTTCCAGCGACAGGCGCTCGTGAGAAGAAGATGACATGGCCATCTCTACTTCACGAAGCTCGGCAACCAGGTCGCGAGCTGTGGAAACACGAGCAGGATCAGCGGCAACAGGCACAGCACCACGACGAAGGGCATCACTCCGCGGAACAGGGCGGTGGTCTTCACCTGCGGCAGTAGGTTGCGCACCACGAAGATGTTCATGCCCACGGGCGGGCTGACCATCCCCAGCATCACGACGCTGACGATGATGACGCCGAACCAGACCGGATCAAAACCGAGCTTGACGATCAGCGGAAAGAACACGGGCACGGTCAGCAGGATCATGGACACCTCCTCCATGGCCGCGCCCAGCACGATGTAGATCGCCAGGATCGTGAGCATGGCCGTGAGCGGCGAGACGCCTGTTGCCGTGACGATGTCGACGAGGTCCGAGGGCAGGGACGTGTAGTTGATGAAGTTGGCAAAGATCAGCGCACCGATCAGCAGCATGAACATCATGGCCGTGGTGCGGGCACTTTCCGTCACCACCTCGACCAGCACCGACCAGCTCAGGACACGCCGGGACAGGGCCAGGATCAGGCCACCGGTGGCACCAATGGCCGCGCCCTCGGTGGCCGTGAACAAGCCGCCGTAGATGCCGCCCATGACGACCAGGAACAGCACCATCACAGGCCACACCTTGTAGGCCGCTTTCAGGCGCTCAGGCCAGCTGGAGCGCGCACCGGACGGGCACGCCGCCGGATTGAAACGGCTGGTGACATAGATCGCGATGCAGAACAGAACCACCGCGAGCAACCCCGGCAACAGGCCGGCCGCGAACAGCTTGCCGATGCTGGTTTCGGTCATGATGCCGTACAGCACCATGATGACCGACGGGGGAATCAGGATGCCCAAGGTGCCCCCCGCGGCAATCGTTCCGGCGGCCATGCTGTCTTGGTAGTTGAATTTCATCATCGGCTGGTAGGCGACGCGCGCGAAGGTGGCCGAGGTGGCCACCGACGAGCCGCAGATGGCGCCAAACCCGGCGCAGGCGGCCACGGTCGACATGGCCAGCCCACCACGCAGATGGCCCAGGAACGCATAGGCTGCGTCGAACAACTCCTCCGTCAGCCGGGCGCGCGAGACCAGATTGCCCATCAGGATGAACAGCGGAATGACCGACAGCGCGTACTGCATGCCGGTTTCGTACGCCAGCTGCGCGACCATCGCGCTGGACGCCGCGAAGTTCACTTTGTAGGCGAATCCGACAAAGCCCACGAGCCCCATGGCGAATGCGAGCGGCACCCGAAGGAACGCCAGTGCCAGGAAAATACCCAGCCCCATCAGACCTTCAAACATAGCTCACTCCTTCGCTGTCGCTTGAGTCTTCGGCGTCCGAGAACGCATTGGCCAAAGCGGCGACCGCCGACAGCATCAAGAGCACGCTCAGGCCATAGGCGACGGGATAGACCACGATGCCCAGCGTCGCCGTCGTCTCGCCGGCTGCACGGATGTTCTCGGCTTGCAGCCACATCCTGTAGCCCAGAAAGCCGCAGCAGAGGGCGACCATCACGGCAACGATGACGCGCTGCACGGTTCGAAGCCACCGGGATTTGAACAAGCCATCGAGCAGATCGATCGTCACGTGCTCTCGCCTGAGCGTGACCTGCGGCAAGGCCATGAAGATGAGCGATGCGAGCAGCAACTCCGTGATCTCCAGCGCACCCGGCACGGGTTTCGACAGGAAGTAGCGCCCGATGACGTCCGCCGTCGTCAGCGCCATGATCGTGAGCAGGGTCACGGTCACGATCACGGACGTCAGCGAGGCAGCGGCTTGGGCGAAGCGCTGCGCGCTCAGGCCGGACGGGCGAGCGGCGTTGCCGTCACTGCGCGCAGCGGACGCTGCGCGCAGGAGGGTGGTTGAGGTGGTGCTCATGGTGCATCTCGCGTCGGTCGATGGCGTCTGTTTCAACGGCCTACTTGCGCGATTCCGCGGCGATCTCATCCCGCATCTCCTTCAGGACTGCGGCGCCATCCACGTTCTTCGCTTTGACCGAAGACGCCCAATCCGTCTCCAAGTGTTCGATCTTCTTTTTGATATCCGCAATCAGCGCGGGGGAGGCCGTGGTGACCTTGATGCCGGCCTGCTGCATCGCCGCGAGCCCTTTGGCGTCGGCCTCATCCCAAGCCTTGCCCGCACGCCGCGCGAGCGGTTCGCCGAACAGGGCTTGCATGGCCGTCTGATCCGCCTTGGAGATCTGCGCCCACTTGGCCGGGTTCATGATCACGGCGAAGCTCACGTTGTACAGCCCGCCCGGAACGCTCAAGGTGTCCGAGAACAGCGGGATCAGTTTCAGCGAAAACGCCGTTTCCCTCGGGAACACGAAGCCATCGATGATGCCGCCCGACATCAGTTCGTAGACCTCGGGGGCCGCCTTCAACATGCCGGTGGCGCCCAAGGCCTTGAACACGTCGTTCACCAGGCCGCCCCCGGTTCGGATCTTGAGGCCCCGCAGATCGTCGAGGGTTTTGATCGGGCGCTTCGTGTAGAGCTGGCCCGGGCCGTGGGTGGTGACCGCCAGGACTTTCACGCCCTTGTACTCATCGGCCTTCCCGAAGTATTTGTCGTAGACCCGTTGATACGCCACCGACGTGGCCTCGGCTGTGTCGCCGAGAAACGGAAACTCGGCGACCTTGGCGAGCTGAAAGCGGCCCGGCGTGTAGCCCTCGACAATGAGCGCCAGGTCGGCCACGCCGTCCTTGATGGCGTCAAACGTCTGGGGCGCCGCCACAACGGCTTTGGGCAGCACGTTGCACTTCACCCGTCCGGACGTCACCGTGTTGATGTCCGCGCACAGCGGCAGGATGATCCCCGCCGCGGTGACATGGGTCTGCGGCAACCAGAGATTGGTATTGAGCGTGACCTGCGCGAAGGCGGGAGCCGCCACCGCCGCCGCCACACACATCAGCATCTTCACCGTCTTCATCGTGTTCATGTTTGTCTCCATGGCGAGGCGCTCCAGCTTCGTGGGCGGCCTGGCGGTTAAGTTGATTTCCGACGCGACCTTCTTCCTCACGCAGCCATGCGGGCCTTCTCACCCAGTTTTTTGGCTTCCGCGACCACGATGTCTTCCTGCGCATTGACGACTTTCATTTCACCGAGGCGCAGAACAAGATCGCGAGCGTCGCAGCCGTACTCCGCTGCCGCGTGTCGCACGGGCAGGATGTAGCCGCCGTAGACGTTGGCGTAGCCCATCAGGATCGAGTCGTTGTCGATCACCGGCATGGGGTGCGGTGCCACCTGGTCACCGAACACCTTGGCCGCGTCCAGAATGCCGAACAGGTCGGTGCGCAAGGTATGACCGGCGCGCTGGAGCGCGGCGACAACCACTTCCGTCTGCGCGTTCCCGGCGCCGCCACCGAAGCCCTTCAAGCTGCCATCGATGAAGGTGGCGCCTTCGTCGATGGCC
It contains:
- a CDS encoding TRAP transporter large permease; its protein translation is MFEGLMGLGIFLALAFLRVPLAFAMGLVGFVGFAYKVNFAASSAMVAQLAYETGMQYALSVIPLFILMGNLVSRARLTEELFDAAYAFLGHLRGGLAMSTVAACAGFGAICGSSVATSATFARVAYQPMMKFNYQDSMAAGTIAAGGTLGILIPPSVIMVLYGIMTETSIGKLFAAGLLPGLLAVVLFCIAIYVTSRFNPAACPSGARSSWPERLKAAYKVWPVMVLFLVVMGGIYGGLFTATEGAAIGATGGLILALSRRVLSWSVLVEVVTESARTTAMMFMLLIGALIFANFINYTSLPSDLVDIVTATGVSPLTAMLTILAIYIVLGAAMEEVSMILLTVPVFFPLIVKLGFDPVWFGVIIVSVVMLGMVSPPVGMNIFVVRNLLPQVKTTALFRGVMPFVVVLCLLPLILLVFPQLATWLPSFVK
- a CDS encoding TRAP transporter substrate-binding protein; amino-acid sequence: MNTMKTVKMLMCVAAAVAAPAFAQVTLNTNLWLPQTHVTAAGIILPLCADINTVTSGRVKCNVLPKAVVAAPQTFDAIKDGVADLALIVEGYTPGRFQLAKVAEFPFLGDTAEATSVAYQRVYDKYFGKADEYKGVKVLAVTTHGPGQLYTKRPIKTLDDLRGLKIRTGGGLVNDVFKALGATGMLKAAPEVYELMSGGIIDGFVFPRETAFSLKLIPLFSDTLSVPGGLYNVSFAVIMNPAKWAQISKADQTAMQALFGEPLARRAGKAWDEADAKGLAAMQQAGIKVTTASPALIADIKKKIEHLETDWASSVKAKNVDGAAVLKEMRDEIAAESRK
- a CDS encoding PDR/VanB family oxidoreductase, encoding MSSSSHERLSLEVTDVQAEARDVVLIELRATDRSPLPPFEPGAHLEVSLPNGLVRHYSLTNDWRERDRYVVGVGRAPNSRGGSSYLHQAVRCAMTLSVGAPRNNFALDQTAGRYLFVAGGIGITPIMAMIHWCKAQGRHWRLVYAARNGQRAAFYETLQAYGERVRFHFDDLHGGVLDVREVLAAVGEDEHVYCCGPQPLIGAVQIHSAHLASSRVHFEYFSAPVESARAAAPAGGFELQLRKSGLSLSVPRDKSILEVLEESGLTVPFACRAGVCRSCECTVCDGEIEHLDYVLSDEERDEGRSMMVCVSRAKSAMLVLDL
- a CDS encoding TRAP transporter small permease, which codes for MSTTSTTLLRAASAARSDGNAARPSGLSAQRFAQAAASLTSVIVTVTLLTIMALTTADVIGRYFLSKPVPGALEITELLLASLIFMALPQVTLRREHVTIDLLDGLFKSRWLRTVQRVIVAVMVALCCGFLGYRMWLQAENIRAAGETTATLGIVVYPVAYGLSVLLMLSAVAALANAFSDAEDSSDSEGVSYV
- a CDS encoding FAD/NAD(P)-binding protein; translated protein: MNNASNTLPPRCVTIIGGGFSGASAAVQLVRTSPVPLAITIVEPRPEVGGGLAHSADDPDHRLNGTTFQHFVDPEDPESFSRWCTERGLLHQDPGAVAPGGSLFMRRKDFGAFVADTVRAHAAWPTGSTIHHLQDVVTDASAAGGTMEVRTQGGRVLSSDMLIVATGNALPRLPAEFDARVSASAAVVTLPSDLERVRAIPKSARVLVLGTGLTALDILSTLLRSGHEGVITAVSRRGLRPSPQRPPSPTQRKISVSELLARVEGPVAPFILAAGNPPTLRRLLRALRERIREIEATGDLWYTPYDELRDVFWQVWPTLPLREKIRFVKRLRPWWEAYRFRSPPQNEALVRAAEARGRVVFQTTRIRSVAQEPDGCIRVVLQDRGGPSERVASFDAVINCTGLDAAAGARDNPVLAALLRQGLVSVDATGVGLAVDAGCRAIGADGRVHDGLRIIGPPTNGAFGDQVGAPFIAMRIRRALPSMHETLGTP